The genome window CCGGTCGAAGTGCGCTGGGCCTTCGCCGAGCGCCCTGTGGACTTCGTTATGATGCGGGCGCCTACCGTGAGCGGCAATGCCCTTTTGGGCAGCGGCGGCTCTTTCTTCCTGGAAGCAATGCAACAAGGAAAGCCCTTACGGATCAAGGAGGGCCTCGATTGGGTGGTGCGCATGCCTGCTGAACCGGTGGCCCTTTTCCCCGATAAGCCGATGCGCCACTTCAGCGGGCGGAGGGGAGCGGATGGGGAGGTGACTTGGACACTTGAGCCTCAAGAGCGCATCGAAATGGAGCCGGTGACCTACACGTATTTTACGATTCCGCAGAAGGACCTGCCCGGCCGATCATACTTCGCTCGCATCGATTCACTCGCGAAGCGCTATCCGGAGCGGAACAATGCCGTGACCGCGCCTTCGGCTGAATTGGCCATGGGCCGGGATAAAGCGCTCATCGCACGCATGGCGCTCGCGTTCTACGACGAGCCTCGCTACGAGGGCACCTTTGTGTGCAGCCTGCCCTTCATGGAGCGCTTGGCCTTGCTGTCGAAGGGCGTCTTCTCTCACACGCGTTCCGTCGGCAACACGCATTGGGTGGAAGAGCGCGGTGCCAACGAGCATATCATCGACGCGCTGGAAGCGTATGCCGCGCACGCCGGCAGTGAGCTATATCGCGCCGATGCCGAGGCCAGAGCGCGCATAGATCGCGCCGACGCCATCGTAGGCACCACGCCGGGCCGATCCGGATTGCACATCCAGGAGCTCAGGCAAGCGCACGCGAAGTATGCCGAGCATCACTTGGGCCTGCCGGTGGTGATCGACGACCGTGGCATTGACCTTGACCGGAGCGATGCCTTTGATCTCCTGGTCGCGCGCGGCCTCCCGATGCGCGAAGCGGACGAATTGCTGGCCGATCACGCCAGCCGGAAGACCTTGGCCGGTGGAGTGCGCCGCAACGGTCCGATTGAGGATGCTGACCTAGGCACCGAAAGGCTGAAGGACGGGCGCATGGCCGTGGTGCGCAAGCGCGCGGTGAACACGGTTCGCTTCAGCAATTTCGGCTACATCAATTGCGATCGTTTCCTGCGCGAAGAGGTGAGCACCCCGGTCGAGGTCCTTGTTCTGCTCGGCGGCGATGAGCTGAAGGACGAGGATGTGCATCTGCTCCTGCCGAGCGTCAATGGCTGCATCCGCCTGCAGCGTGATGCAGGCGCTCGGGTTTATCGGTTGCCGCCGCAGTTCTATGGCCTACCGATAGGACAAGTTGCGCAAGCCATGGTTGTGGGAGAGCGCGACGGCCGCACGCATTACGACCTGGTTCCTGTTTCGATCGAACGGCGCATGTCGTTGAGGCTGGAGCCGCGTCCCGGCACTCTGGACGAATTAGCGCAACGAGTCGGCGCGCTGACGGGTTCCTAGCGCTTCGGCTTCTGCAGCCGCACCTGCTGGCCTCCGCTCAGCTTCGCATCGCGCCTGAGGCCGTTGTACTTCGCCAAGCGGTCCAGCTTCACGCCGTATTGCTGGCTCACGCCCCAGAGGCTCTCGCCTTCGCGGGCGGTATGCGTCGCGGCATCCTTCGCCTTGTTCCGCTTGGGCTGCGTGAAGATGATCTGCCCTTCGCTGAGCGCGTCCTCCTTGTCCATGTCGTTCCAGCGGGCCAGCAGGCCGGCCGTCATCTCAAGCTCTTCCGCCAGCTTGCGGAAGCTGTCGCCTTGCTTGGCGCGCACGAACTTGATGCGGCCCTCGAAGACTTCCACGCTGCGGCCTTGCGTGATCGTGATCGACTCGCCTTCGCTGGCTGGTCGTCGGCCCTTGCGCTCGCGGCTGTGCTTGGGCTGCTCCTTGCCCACCGGTCTATGCGCCACGTCCACGCCCGTATCGAGCTTGTGCAGCTCATAGCGCTCGATCAGGTTGATGAGCTTCTGCGGATAGCTGGGGTCGGTTGCGTAACCGGCGGTTTTCAGTCCGCGCGCCCAGCCCTTATAGTCGGTTGGCTTCAGCTCGAACAGGCTGGAGTAGCGCGGCCGTTTCAGGAAGGTGCTGTGGTCCTCGAAGCTGTCGGCGGCGTCGCGGTACTTGCGGAAGCAATCGTTCTTCCGGTCATCGTCGTGGTAGCTCTTG of Flavobacteriales bacterium contains these proteins:
- a CDS encoding glucosaminidase domain-containing protein, which encodes MARAVDMWITRFALILAAGLPMTHAQGQPPNKRFTAEEYIEQWKSVAVKKMNQHGIPASITLAQGLLESGNGNSELARDANNHFGIKCTPDWTGGKSYHDDDRKNDCFRKYRDAADSFEDHSTFLKRPRYSSLFELKPTDYKGWARGLKTAGYATDPSYPQKLINLIERYELHKLDTGVDVAHRPVGKEQPKHSRERKGRRPASEGESITITQGRSVEVFEGRIKFVRAKQGDSFRKLAEELEMTAGLLARWNDMDKEDALSEGQIIFTQPKRNKAKDAATHTAREGESLWGVSQQYGVKLDRLAKYNGLRRDAKLSGGQQVRLQKPKR